The DNA window AGGAGAGCGTGACCCGGCCGCGGACGACGGCCCGCGCCTGGATCAGCGAGCGCAGCTCGTCGCGGGCGGCGGACAGCACGGATTGATCGATCGACACGACTCAGCAGAGTAGTCCTGATTGCCGGTCCGCGACCGGACATCCTCGCGATTCCGCCGTGATCACGCCGGTTTGACCGCTTTTTGGTTACCAAATCGATTGGGCTAAGCGCGCTTCTCCCGTTGGCCCCGGGCGATCTTCAGCACGAGATTGCGGGGTGCGAGCTTCGCCGCGGCCATCAGCACCTTGTACTGCGGCGACGGGATCACGACCGGCGAGCCCGTGCCGCGGAACAGCGACGCGAGCGCCTCGTTCACCACCGTCTCGACCGGGATCCACATGAACTCCGGCGCGACCACCTTCACGCCCGCGCGCTGGTGGAACTCGGTGTGCACGTACCCCGGGCAGACCGCGATCGCCCGGACCCCGGTGCCCTCCAGGTCGAACGACAGGCCCTCGGTGAACGTGGTCACCCAGATCTTCGCCGCCCCGTACGTGCCGTACGGCGCGTAGCCCGCGACGCTCGAGACGTTGATGATCCCGCCCGCGCGCCGCCTGATCATGCCCGGCAGCGCCGCCTTCGCCAGCCGCATGACCGCGACGACGAGCACCTCCAGCAGCCGCTCCTCGTCGTCGGACGAGGAGTCGACGATGTTCTCCTTGAGCGTGAACCCGGCGTTGTTCACCAGCAGGTCGACATGCGCCTGCC is part of the Tenggerimyces flavus genome and encodes:
- a CDS encoding SDR family NAD(P)-dependent oxidoreductase, whose protein sequence is MPTALVTGPTVGIGNAFADALARRGYDLVLVARDEERLKSVAADLTERYRVAVEVLPADLADRAQLTAVEERLRSPGEGQAHVDLLVNNAGFTLKENIVDSSSDDEERLLEVLVVAVMRLAKAALPGMIRRRAGGIINVSSVAGYAPYGTYGAAKIWVTTFTEGLSFDLEGTGVRAIAVCPGYVHTEFHQRAGVKVVAPEFMWIPVETVVNEALASLFRGTGSPVVIPSPQYKVLMAAAKLAPRNLVLKIARGQREKRA